A region from the uncultured Draconibacterium sp. genome encodes:
- a CDS encoding FecR domain-containing protein, whose product MNKTRPIKSLIIAELDGNISVDEKELLYNWIAKSENNLRYYSQIKDLWEASIKDASKIAQTSREWERFTQRVAIQPQDNKWKIKLSLWYRVAAVLVIALLLANLLYQEFKAAEPVYFTSMAPEGSVSQTILPDGTIIFLNAGSEIKYDVNTESKSREVFINGEAWFDVERNEKKPFIVHTPYYDVKVLGTQFNVKTYDEDETVVTTLEEGSIQVLSTENLKLQEDILLEPGEQLIYNKSKRKLNINTVETRLYTSWKDNKLIFLSMPFGDLVKLLERKYGVDIEVLESDILKEHYSGTIKNETILEILNIIEHTHPIRYEIQDQKIIIQKK is encoded by the coding sequence ATGAACAAAACTCGACCAATAAAATCATTGATCATAGCGGAGCTGGATGGTAATATTTCTGTAGACGAAAAAGAATTACTCTACAACTGGATAGCTAAGTCTGAAAATAATCTTCGCTACTATTCCCAAATTAAGGATCTTTGGGAAGCATCGATAAAAGACGCTTCCAAAATCGCTCAGACTTCTCGTGAATGGGAACGATTTACCCAGCGTGTTGCTATTCAGCCTCAGGATAATAAGTGGAAAATAAAACTAAGCTTATGGTATCGTGTAGCTGCAGTATTGGTTATTGCATTGCTTCTTGCCAATTTGCTCTATCAGGAATTTAAAGCTGCAGAACCGGTGTACTTTACTTCGATGGCTCCCGAAGGTTCTGTTTCTCAAACTATTTTGCCCGATGGTACTATTATTTTTCTTAATGCAGGTTCGGAAATAAAATACGATGTTAATACTGAAAGCAAAAGCCGGGAGGTATTTATAAACGGAGAGGCCTGGTTTGATGTGGAACGAAATGAAAAGAAGCCTTTTATTGTGCACACACCTTATTACGATGTGAAAGTTTTAGGAACCCAATTTAACGTTAAAACCTACGACGAAGATGAAACGGTGGTAACAACCCTGGAAGAAGGATCAATTCAGGTGTTGTCAACCGAGAATTTGAAATTGCAGGAAGATATTTTATTGGAACCCGGGGAACAGTTAATTTACAATAAGAGCAAAAGAAAACTCAATATAAATACAGTTGAAACCCGTTTATATACCTCATGGAAAGACAATAAGCTTATTTTCCTGTCGATGCCATTTGGAGATTTGGTAAAACTACTCGAACGAAAATATGGTGTTGACATAGAAGTATTGGAATCAGATATTCTGAAAGAACATTATTCAGGTACCATTAAAAATGAAACCATTCTTGAAATACTGAATATTATTGAACATACGCATCCAATTCGGTACGAAATACAAGATCAAAAAATAATTATTCAAAAGAAATAG
- a CDS encoding DUF4450 domain-containing protein: MKLVLPEKVMKLVGLVFFVSLISCNTCPKDQVLTTYQTDGEYIIGNSIDRYNNRPLYVNNTNGLILTGDRPLIRFVKYNQLLGNLVFLLKNEEDTLTISDFNQIKSKFSPGQMKWEIRDSSLNDFSIAMNVLPTADGVGMAVQLELKNLNAENELMWFFGGAKTYPNENLLRSFDIMGHPELMTWKEVGDAKENPVYSGALEKGENVLNLIFKLNEKGEVEYSAGEEAEVAFTYAQNKLQKLLGRMKISTPDPYLNVMAKTSLIAVDATWYPPVFVHACMTWNVPLPGWRTIFGGTMYGWHERVREQADYYIASQVKESIKTEAKADPKSLLTEQHPDSRFYGVGRITQDQKFYNMQSQFFDQLIQDYRWTNNPELIATLREALELHLLWLRECFDPDGDGTYESYLNSWPSDSQWYNGGGTAEETSYAYRGHLAARDMARNAGDKEAEEFHTEMLAKIRKGFFEKLWVADKGHSGAYREQGGHKRLHEDPWLYSIFLPVDAGLTSQEQSIESVYYSEWALQNDTVPMGGRQVWFSNWVPGIWSVRERWPGDNYHLALSYYQAGLPTGAWDIFRGTYTHTAFNHNVPGNLGGQQGGTDFGDCVHTFSRTLVEGLFGFKPDYPNGKVTINPQFPDEWDFASIALPDFKVDFKKHDNTLNYKFEIRKTADMLLELPVLASKVNNITLNGEKADWDLVLGLGCFVVKIELKEANTAEVKIEIKDSKTRFNPEFIEGNWGEKLVIAANGDDIVGFNDPQGILSNANIEKGVLQATLTGKKGYHTIIAKVNNGNADQLRVYRVKINDPEGDAKQASRYLTAIPQNAEWENIEINALHNADVKAIYKQQYLSPRPNTVSARLGVDGYSPWTFWHWKSTPPEIRTEQVANMLDQNDLLATPQGVPFIWNSGEQNISFTSMWDNYPAKINFPVNSSGKAIYFLVAGSTNIMQCQIANAVIRLNYTDGQTDSLELIPPVNYWNLSTISSNATAPGQGSRNDYTAETDAFCMPDVLPETVQLGENCRAMLLNLKMRDDVELESITLETLSQEVVVGLIGATVLK, translated from the coding sequence ATGAAATTAGTTCTTCCTGAAAAAGTAATGAAGCTTGTAGGGCTGGTATTTTTTGTATCGCTTATATCCTGCAATACCTGCCCAAAAGATCAAGTTTTAACCACTTACCAGACCGACGGCGAGTATATTATCGGAAACAGTATTGATCGTTACAATAATCGTCCGTTGTATGTCAACAATACCAATGGCTTAATTCTTACGGGCGATCGGCCACTTATTCGGTTTGTTAAATACAACCAGCTATTAGGCAACCTGGTTTTTTTGTTGAAAAATGAAGAAGATACTTTAACCATTTCTGATTTCAATCAAATTAAATCGAAGTTTTCACCCGGGCAGATGAAATGGGAGATACGCGATAGTTCCTTAAATGATTTTAGTATTGCAATGAATGTGTTGCCAACTGCAGATGGAGTCGGCATGGCAGTGCAGTTGGAACTCAAAAACCTAAATGCCGAAAATGAGTTGATGTGGTTTTTTGGTGGAGCCAAAACCTATCCCAACGAAAACCTATTACGTTCGTTCGATATAATGGGGCATCCGGAGTTAATGACCTGGAAAGAGGTGGGAGATGCGAAAGAAAATCCGGTTTATAGCGGAGCACTGGAAAAAGGAGAAAACGTACTTAACTTAATATTTAAGCTGAACGAAAAAGGTGAAGTTGAATATTCCGCAGGAGAAGAGGCTGAAGTTGCTTTTACTTATGCCCAAAACAAATTACAAAAACTTCTTGGACGAATGAAAATCAGCACTCCCGATCCGTATTTAAATGTAATGGCAAAAACGTCGTTGATAGCCGTTGATGCCACCTGGTATCCACCTGTGTTTGTGCATGCCTGCATGACCTGGAATGTACCTCTTCCGGGCTGGAGAACCATTTTTGGTGGAACCATGTATGGCTGGCACGAGCGCGTTAGGGAACAAGCCGACTATTATATTGCCTCGCAGGTAAAAGAATCAATTAAAACAGAAGCAAAAGCCGACCCAAAATCTTTACTTACCGAGCAGCATCCCGATTCGAGGTTCTACGGAGTTGGGCGTATAACACAGGATCAGAAATTTTATAACATGCAATCGCAATTTTTCGATCAGCTGATTCAGGACTACCGCTGGACCAACAATCCCGAATTGATTGCCACGCTTCGAGAAGCGCTGGAATTGCATTTGCTGTGGTTGCGCGAATGCTTTGATCCGGATGGAGATGGCACTTACGAAAGTTACTTAAATTCCTGGCCGTCCGATTCGCAGTGGTACAATGGTGGGGGTACGGCAGAAGAAACTTCGTATGCCTACCGGGGCCATTTGGCTGCCCGCGATATGGCCCGAAATGCCGGAGATAAGGAGGCCGAAGAATTCCATACCGAAATGCTGGCAAAAATTAGAAAAGGATTTTTCGAAAAACTATGGGTCGCCGATAAAGGACATTCGGGAGCTTACCGCGAACAAGGCGGACACAAACGCTTGCACGAAGATCCATGGTTGTACAGTATATTTTTACCGGTTGATGCAGGTTTAACTTCGCAGGAACAATCAATCGAATCGGTTTATTACAGCGAATGGGCCTTACAAAATGATACAGTACCAATGGGAGGTCGTCAGGTTTGGTTTTCGAACTGGGTGCCGGGTATCTGGTCGGTTCGCGAACGCTGGCCCGGCGATAATTACCATTTGGCATTGAGTTACTATCAGGCAGGCTTGCCAACAGGTGCATGGGATATTTTCAGAGGAACATATACCCATACCGCCTTTAATCACAACGTACCCGGAAACCTGGGGGGGCAACAAGGAGGAACCGATTTTGGCGACTGTGTGCACACCTTTAGCCGTACGCTTGTTGAAGGGCTTTTCGGTTTTAAACCTGATTATCCGAATGGAAAAGTTACCATAAATCCGCAATTCCCGGATGAATGGGATTTTGCATCGATAGCTTTGCCCGATTTTAAAGTGGATTTTAAAAAGCACGATAACACCTTAAATTATAAGTTTGAGATTCGAAAAACTGCAGATATGCTTTTAGAACTACCCGTTCTGGCAAGTAAGGTAAACAACATTACACTTAATGGAGAAAAAGCTGATTGGGACCTGGTGCTGGGCCTTGGCTGTTTTGTGGTTAAAATCGAATTGAAAGAGGCAAATACCGCCGAAGTTAAAATAGAGATCAAGGACAGCAAAACGCGTTTCAATCCGGAATTTATTGAAGGGAATTGGGGTGAGAAATTAGTGATAGCTGCAAACGGGGATGATATTGTTGGGTTTAACGATCCGCAAGGCATTTTAAGCAATGCAAATATTGAGAAAGGTGTTTTGCAAGCCACACTAACAGGTAAAAAAGGATACCACACAATTATTGCAAAAGTAAACAACGGAAATGCCGATCAGTTGCGGGTTTATCGGGTAAAAATAAACGACCCCGAAGGGGATGCCAAACAAGCTTCGCGCTATTTAACTGCCATTCCTCAAAATGCAGAATGGGAAAATATTGAAATTAATGCGCTGCATAATGCTGATGTAAAAGCCATTTATAAACAGCAATATTTATCGCCACGCCCAAATACCGTTTCTGCCCGATTAGGAGTAGATGGCTATTCGCCCTGGACTTTCTGGCACTGGAAGAGCACTCCTCCTGAAATTAGAACAGAGCAGGTGGCAAATATGCTTGACCAGAATGACCTTCTCGCTACTCCTCAAGGGGTGCCGTTTATATGGAATTCCGGTGAACAAAACATCAGTTTTACCTCTATGTGGGACAATTATCCGGCAAAAATTAATTTCCCTGTAAACAGTTCAGGAAAAGCAATCTATTTCCTGGTAGCAGGTTCTACCAACATTATGCAATGCCAAATTGCCAACGCCGTTATTCGCTTAAATTATACCGATGGGCAAACCGATTCGCTGGAGCTGATTCCGCCGGTTAATTATTGGAATTTAAGCACGATTAGCTCCAATGCAACAGCTCCCGGTCAAGGAAGCCGCAACGATTATACAGCCGAAACAGATGCTTTTTGCATGCCGGATGTCCTGCCCGAAACCGTGCAGCTTGGAGAAAACTGCCGGGCCATGCTGCTGAATCTGAAAATGCGTGATGATGTAGAATTGGAGAGCATTACACTTGAAACCTTGTCGCAAGAAGTGGTGGTGGGCTTAATTGGAGCAACAGTATTAAAGTAA
- a CDS encoding RNA polymerase sigma-70 factor codes for MSGIRNRDLEAFEELFFNYHGKLVLFANRFIGDMQASRDLVQDAFFALWEKSGQLEIKQSPKAYLYQMVRNGCLNYNRHLSIKNTAEADLEKKITELEKQFYKRTDDPYFSLIELELEQKINEVIEGMPAKCRAVFELSRYENLKNKEIAEKLDISVKMVEKHISKALVILRRDLADYMGVLLVMFISRM; via the coding sequence ATATCAGGTATCCGAAACAGGGATTTAGAAGCTTTTGAAGAACTGTTTTTTAACTACCATGGGAAATTGGTATTGTTCGCCAATAGATTTATTGGCGATATGCAGGCGTCGCGCGACCTGGTTCAGGATGCTTTTTTTGCACTTTGGGAGAAATCCGGGCAATTGGAAATAAAACAATCACCAAAGGCGTATTTATATCAAATGGTTCGGAATGGCTGTTTAAATTATAACCGGCATTTGTCGATAAAAAATACGGCTGAAGCAGATTTGGAAAAGAAGATTACCGAACTCGAGAAGCAATTTTATAAACGCACTGATGATCCCTATTTCAGTTTAATAGAGTTGGAACTCGAACAGAAAATCAATGAGGTGATAGAAGGTATGCCTGCAAAATGCCGGGCGGTTTTTGAGCTCAGCCGATATGAAAATCTAAAAAACAAAGAAATTGCTGAGAAATTGGATATTTCAGTAAAAATGGTGGAAAAACATATTTCCAAGGCTTTGGTTATTCTTCGTCGCGATTTGGCCGATTATATGGGCGTTTTGTTGGTAATGTTTATTTCGCGAATGTAG
- a CDS encoding TonB-dependent receptor, with translation MKKKGKPCRPADGWQKLFRIMKLSMILLLVGVMHVSASVYSQTTKLTVDVQNQKVVEVLNAIEAQSEFRFFYKNEQVDVNRQVNIRAKDKQVEQILDEMFAATDVEYKFFEDKLILLSSKEAMERDYESIQSQKTITGKVSDENGESLPGVSVIIKGTTTGTVTDIDGNYSLTVVEEGVTLVYSFVGMKTQEVLIENQTTVDVVLAVDAIGIEEVVAIGYGTARRKDLSGAVETKRLEDSPQANIATTNIIQSLEGVSGVNIAPQNSPGRTPNIIVRGQNSINGNNDPLIVLDGVIFQGSVTDINPNDITYIDVLKDASSTAVYGSRAANGVIVITTKNGKSTKPLIRFNTSAGVNTWTNKFDMMDRDRWAEKYAAQHNTTIDELVFDDVTATEYFNSGISNDWVDLVSRTGVTQDYQASVSGRAEKVNYYFSGSYNSTEGVIVGDDYQRISVRTKMDVDVTDWLKVGLDGLYNNNDYSGIGASVSGATYISPQSYPYRYEGMPFNVSTANPTGLERWPIGQSIQSPLWGTDGETVDDIDKSNFFRFSGYAFVQVPKIKGLTYRLQYSANTKYSRQDRFYYENYYVGEHSTGYYARYTPAELQKRLSQANGYNRLTNEYNYVLDNIVNYKREFGDHYVDATLVATRDYSYWKRNEMTGSNFESAGNTSLGVNGLPKAEVQKIYTNIVKRTNIGYLGRLSYAFKDRYHLTASVRRDGASVFGSDNKWGYFPSVGAAWTVSEEDFFNNDGVVNYLKMKLSYGKNGNQGLSPYQTLAKVSSGPDGSIEYEFGDRPSSIIYGVKQDNLANPNLGWETTTSLNGGFQSALLDSRIIVDLDFYFSTTTDQIFNRGIPIMTGYNSILSTFGELDNKGLEIDVTTVNIDNGNFKWDSHLSFWLNRNKIVSLYGDDNDGDGVEDDDIANSLFIGKSLGAIYGYEYIGVVQEDDTDYIEKNSAQPGDAMFRDLDGDGVITADDDRKILGFRKENFRMSLSNTFTYKNFSLYMMFTGIFGGGKDNYYLSENPAHNSFRTRFDINEPDHDWWTPENKSEKYLRPNYLGGRYLGLQSRGFVKLQNISLSYKLPKAILSDVGIAGLEVFTSASNVFTITNWYGGGDPELGITPYSGSYPVPTTVTMGLNVSF, from the coding sequence ATGAAAAAAAAAGGTAAACCATGCCGTCCCGCTGATGGATGGCAAAAACTATTTCGAATTATGAAACTATCCATGATTCTATTGTTGGTAGGTGTGATGCATGTTTCAGCTTCCGTTTACTCGCAAACAACTAAACTAACAGTAGATGTTCAAAACCAGAAGGTTGTTGAAGTGTTAAACGCCATTGAGGCGCAAAGCGAATTCCGCTTCTTTTACAAAAATGAACAGGTTGACGTTAACCGGCAAGTAAACATCAGAGCAAAAGATAAACAGGTTGAACAAATCCTGGATGAAATGTTTGCAGCAACCGATGTGGAATACAAGTTTTTTGAAGACAAATTGATTTTATTGTCATCAAAAGAGGCCATGGAAAGAGACTATGAGAGTATTCAGTCGCAGAAAACCATTACCGGGAAGGTAAGCGACGAAAACGGCGAGTCTTTACCAGGTGTTTCAGTTATAATAAAAGGAACTACAACAGGAACAGTAACCGATATTGACGGAAATTACTCGCTTACAGTGGTTGAAGAAGGAGTTACTTTAGTATATTCTTTTGTTGGTATGAAAACCCAGGAAGTGCTTATTGAAAATCAAACTACTGTAGATGTTGTGTTGGCAGTTGATGCCATAGGTATCGAGGAAGTAGTTGCTATTGGTTATGGTACCGCTCGTAGAAAAGACTTATCTGGAGCTGTAGAAACCAAACGACTGGAAGATTCGCCTCAGGCAAATATTGCTACTACAAACATCATTCAATCACTGGAAGGTGTTTCCGGTGTTAATATTGCTCCTCAAAACAGTCCGGGGAGAACTCCAAATATTATTGTTCGCGGACAAAATTCAATCAATGGTAATAACGATCCGCTTATCGTTCTTGATGGTGTAATTTTTCAAGGAAGTGTTACTGATATTAACCCCAACGATATTACTTATATTGATGTGCTAAAAGATGCATCTTCGACAGCAGTATACGGTTCTAGGGCTGCCAATGGTGTGATTGTAATTACAACAAAAAATGGGAAAAGTACAAAGCCGTTAATACGTTTCAATACCTCGGCTGGTGTTAATACCTGGACCAACAAATTCGACATGATGGATCGTGACAGATGGGCTGAAAAATATGCGGCGCAGCACAATACCACAATAGATGAATTGGTTTTTGACGATGTAACTGCTACTGAATATTTTAACTCGGGAATATCTAATGACTGGGTTGATTTAGTGTCAAGAACTGGTGTAACACAAGACTATCAGGCTTCTGTATCGGGAAGGGCCGAAAAAGTTAATTATTATTTCTCAGGAAGTTACAATTCAACAGAAGGTGTAATTGTTGGTGATGACTATCAACGAATTTCAGTGCGTACAAAAATGGATGTTGATGTGACCGATTGGCTGAAAGTTGGCCTGGATGGTTTGTATAACAATAACGATTATTCAGGAATTGGAGCCAGTGTGTCTGGAGCAACTTATATTAGCCCGCAGAGTTATCCTTACCGTTACGAAGGAATGCCATTTAATGTAAGCACAGCAAATCCAACAGGTTTGGAAAGATGGCCAATTGGTCAATCTATTCAAAGTCCGCTTTGGGGAACCGATGGCGAAACTGTGGATGATATTGACAAATCAAATTTCTTCCGTTTCTCAGGTTATGCCTTTGTACAGGTACCGAAAATTAAAGGTTTAACCTATCGTTTGCAATATTCGGCAAATACAAAATACAGTCGTCAGGATCGTTTTTACTACGAGAACTACTACGTTGGTGAACACAGTACCGGATATTATGCAAGGTACACGCCGGCTGAATTGCAAAAACGCTTGTCGCAGGCCAATGGTTATAACCGTTTAACCAACGAATACAATTATGTGTTGGATAACATTGTGAATTACAAACGCGAATTTGGAGATCACTATGTTGATGCTACCTTGGTTGCAACGCGTGATTATTCGTATTGGAAAAGAAATGAGATGACCGGAAGCAATTTTGAATCTGCCGGTAATACCTCGTTAGGGGTAAATGGTTTACCTAAAGCCGAAGTGCAAAAAATTTATACCAATATTGTTAAACGAACCAATATTGGATACCTCGGAAGGTTGAGTTATGCCTTTAAAGACAGATACCATTTAACAGCCTCGGTTCGTCGCGATGGTGCTTCTGTATTTGGTAGCGACAATAAGTGGGGATACTTTCCATCGGTAGGTGCAGCGTGGACTGTTTCTGAAGAAGATTTTTTCAACAACGATGGAGTTGTTAATTACTTGAAAATGAAACTGTCGTATGGTAAAAACGGTAATCAGGGATTAAGCCCTTACCAAACTTTAGCAAAAGTAAGCAGTGGCCCTGATGGTAGTATCGAATATGAGTTTGGAGATCGTCCTTCATCCATTATTTACGGAGTGAAACAAGACAACCTTGCCAATCCAAACTTGGGATGGGAAACAACAACCTCTTTAAACGGTGGTTTTCAATCTGCTTTGCTTGATAGCCGTATTATTGTTGACCTTGATTTTTATTTCTCAACTACAACCGATCAGATCTTTAATCGCGGTATCCCAATTATGACCGGATACAACAGTATTCTGTCAACTTTCGGAGAGTTGGATAACAAGGGGCTTGAGATTGACGTAACAACTGTAAACATTGATAACGGTAATTTTAAATGGGATTCGCACCTGTCGTTTTGGCTGAATCGAAACAAAATTGTTTCGCTTTATGGCGATGATAATGATGGAGATGGTGTAGAAGATGATGATATTGCCAACAGTTTATTCATTGGAAAATCGCTGGGAGCCATTTATGGTTACGAATATATTGGTGTGGTGCAGGAAGACGATACCGATTACATCGAAAAAAATTCTGCCCAGCCAGGAGATGCAATGTTTAGAGATTTAGATGGTGATGGCGTAATTACTGCCGATGATGACCGTAAAATCCTTGGTTTCAGAAAAGAAAACTTCAGAATGAGTTTGTCAAATACCTTTACGTATAAAAACTTTAGTTTATACATGATGTTTACTGGTATTTTTGGCGGAGGGAAGGACAATTACTATTTAAGTGAAAATCCAGCACATAACTCATTCCGTACTCGTTTCGATATTAATGAGCCTGACCATGATTGGTGGACTCCTGAAAATAAATCGGAAAAATACTTACGACCTAATTACCTGGGCGGTCGTTATTTAGGATTACAATCAAGAGGTTTTGTAAAATTGCAAAATATATCCCTTTCATACAAGTTGCCAAAGGCAATCTTAAGTGATGTAGGAATTGCAGGCCTGGAGGTATTTACAAGTGCCAGCAATGTATTTACCATTACTAACTGGTATGGAGGAGGTGACCCTGAGCTAGGTATTACACCATATAGTGGTTCATATCCTGTACCAACTACAGTAACTATGGGATTAAATGTTAGTTTCTAA
- a CDS encoding RagB/SusD family nutrient uptake outer membrane protein translates to MMRSKHILYTGLLILFLLPFQACDDEAFLEQTPESFYTVDNIFQSSEQVDQVLVTLYRINRDLNIFNGQIKGLGTDVLTSPDFRYGGNFSDYSRINSETGAFRSIFDHYYNMISIANTALNAAELESVTWESEEDKSYATAQARFFRAYAHGCLAELFGGVPIVTELVTEPRFDYERATREATYQFAIDEMEAILNNLPETTTQDGRVVKGAAQHYLAEFYLGLGIESSNSSAYDKAIQHATSVIDGGTYALNTERFGPRKDDVNPFVGRANVWWDLFQHDNISYNDGNKECVWVFPIDFDAFKAGDNGSYLNYPRNFSPVGRAIPGVTGVAEDVGGRGVAIWRPTDLVIDLLWDESISSGDIRNDESNIRRKIYYNDPDHEGGALVGQEVPQSAIDETNNGMGWIFPIFEKLTTDQFVGLDQGENRSNLFRDEYAIRLPETILLRAEAYLRKGENQKAADDINSIRSRANCDYLVAAGDVDIDFILDERARELFAEESRWHTLLRMGGTVATDRIKANAYYEHVAQTLTFDYNLWPIPQSVIDRNKDVLLEQNPGWN, encoded by the coding sequence ATGATGAGAAGTAAACATATTTTATACACAGGGCTATTAATCTTATTTTTGTTGCCATTTCAGGCATGCGACGATGAAGCCTTTTTAGAGCAAACTCCGGAGTCTTTTTATACGGTTGATAATATCTTTCAATCATCGGAACAAGTTGATCAGGTTTTGGTTACCCTTTACCGTATCAATCGCGACTTAAATATTTTTAACGGTCAAATAAAAGGTTTGGGCACTGATGTATTAACCTCGCCTGATTTTAGGTATGGAGGCAATTTCAGCGATTACAGCCGCATAAACTCTGAAACAGGAGCTTTTCGTTCAATATTTGATCATTATTATAATATGATTTCGATAGCCAATACAGCATTGAATGCTGCTGAACTGGAAAGTGTTACCTGGGAAAGTGAAGAAGATAAAAGCTATGCTACAGCACAGGCACGTTTCTTCAGAGCTTATGCACATGGGTGTTTAGCCGAATTATTTGGTGGTGTACCAATTGTAACCGAATTGGTTACCGAACCTCGTTTTGATTACGAACGTGCTACCCGCGAAGCAACCTATCAGTTTGCTATTGATGAAATGGAAGCCATTTTAAACAACTTGCCCGAAACAACAACACAGGATGGTAGAGTAGTAAAAGGCGCTGCACAACACTATCTGGCCGAATTTTACCTGGGACTGGGTATCGAGTCGTCGAATAGTTCTGCCTACGATAAAGCCATTCAACACGCAACCAGTGTAATTGATGGTGGTACATATGCTTTAAATACTGAACGTTTTGGACCACGAAAAGACGATGTAAATCCATTTGTGGGCAGAGCAAACGTGTGGTGGGATCTTTTCCAGCACGATAATATTAGCTATAATGATGGAAACAAAGAGTGTGTTTGGGTATTTCCAATAGATTTTGATGCTTTTAAAGCCGGAGATAATGGATCATACTTAAACTATCCACGTAATTTCTCACCTGTAGGACGAGCCATTCCTGGTGTTACAGGTGTTGCAGAAGATGTTGGTGGTCGCGGTGTAGCCATTTGGAGACCTACCGATTTGGTTATCGACCTGCTTTGGGATGAAAGCATATCTTCAGGCGATATCAGAAACGATGAATCAAACATTCGCCGTAAAATTTATTATAATGATCCCGATCATGAAGGTGGTGCATTGGTTGGCCAGGAAGTACCGCAAAGTGCAATTGATGAAACCAACAATGGCATGGGCTGGATTTTTCCAATTTTTGAAAAATTAACCACTGACCAGTTTGTTGGTTTAGACCAGGGCGAAAACAGAAGTAATTTGTTTCGCGATGAATACGCGATACGTCTGCCCGAAACCATTTTACTACGTGCAGAAGCCTATCTCCGTAAAGGCGAAAATCAAAAAGCTGCTGATGATATAAATAGCATAAGGAGCCGGGCCAATTGCGATTATCTGGTTGCGGCAGGTGATGTCGACATCGATTTTATACTAGATGAAAGAGCACGCGAATTATTTGCTGAAGAAAGCAGGTGGCATACTTTGTTGAGAATGGGTGGGACAGTTGCAACTGACCGAATAAAAGCAAATGCTTATTACGAACATGTTGCGCAAACACTAACCTTTGATTATAATTTGTGGCCTATTCCACAGTCTGTAATTGATAGAAATAAGGATGTTTTATTGGAACAAAATCCAGGTTGGAATTAA